The genomic interval TCGCTTTGCGCAGCAGGTCCATGCGCCAGCGCGCCGATCACGCGCAAGCGTTCGGCGGACGCCATCGCTTTGACAAAATCCAAAACTTCGGGCTGGGCATTCATGGTTCCGCTCACTTAATCTAATTCGATATTTATCGAATTAGATTTTAATAGGATTCCGTCACACGTCAAGAGCAGAAATGCCGACCCGTTGAGTCCAGCCCGCTATTTTGAATCAGCCGTAAGGGCGATTGATTCGGAGTCCTCAGGTATAATCCGCCCGTAAGAGTCGGTCCCAATCTCATTTTTTGGAGGCGCACGTGGATCTCTCGAAGCACGCTTATTTTGAAGGCAAGATCGTTCCCCTGTCTGAAGCAAAAATTAGCATCGCCGCGCACGCATTTCTGTATGGCACATCAGTGTTCGGAGGCATGCGCGCATTTTGGAACGAGGAGAAGAAGCGTCTCTTCGTTTTTCGCCCCTACGATCATTTTCGCAGACTGTTGCACTCCGCGAAGATGATGTCTATGAAAACGGGGTACGATGAAGAAAGCCTGATTCAAGTGACACTCGATCTTCTCCGAACGGACAACTGGAAGCAGGATATTTATTTCCGCCCCACGTTTTACAAGGCAGACCTGGGCATTGGCGTGCGCCTGCACGATATCAAAGATGAGTTCAGCATCTTTGTCATGGGGTATGAAAAATACGTGAAGAACGACACCGACGCGCATGTGACCTTCTCCTCATGGCGCCGGGTGGACGATAACGTCATCCCTGCTCGCGCTAAAGTGGCGGGCGCGTACGTCAATTCTTCGCTGATCAAGTCGGACGCCATACAATCGGGGTTTGACGAGGCGCTCGTGCTCGATAACAACGGTCACGTTTCTGAAGGCTCCGCCATGAATGTCTTTATGGTACGCGA from Candidatus Defluviilinea gracilis carries:
- a CDS encoding branched-chain amino acid transaminase encodes the protein MDLSKHAYFEGKIVPLSEAKISIAAHAFLYGTSVFGGMRAFWNEEKKRLFVFRPYDHFRRLLHSAKMMSMKTGYDEESLIQVTLDLLRTDNWKQDIYFRPTFYKADLGIGVRLHDIKDEFSIFVMGYEKYVKNDTDAHVTFSSWRRVDDNVIPARAKVAGAYVNSSLIKSDAIQSGFDEALVLDNNGHVSEGSAMNVFMVRDGALVTPPITDNILEGITRRTVIELARRELGIDVVERSIDRTEVYIAEEMFFAGTAAGVTGITKVDHRPIGRGVMGPVTTQLRALVDDAVRAKLPKYEHWNVAV